The Panicum hallii strain FIL2 chromosome 9, PHallii_v3.1, whole genome shotgun sequence genome has a window encoding:
- the LOC112872929 gene encoding classical arabinogalactan protein 4-like, translating into MAARFAAALVALLVLFAAAATAQAPAASPKSAPAPAPPKMAPPPKSPAASPPAPPMATPVSAPSAAVPAMSPLGAGIGDALPPAGASVLTPAAAPATEKSAAASAAAASFVAVAGSVVAAVVF; encoded by the coding sequence ATGGCCGCTCGCttcgccgccgccctcgtcgCACTCCTCgtgctcttcgccgccgccgcaacggCGCAGGCCCCGGCCGCGTCGCCCAAGAGTGCGCCGGCTCCGGCGCCGCCCAAGATGGCCCCGCCGCCGAAGTCCCCCGCGGCttcaccgcccgcgccgcccatgGCGACCCCGGTCTCCGCACCCTCGGCCGCCGTCCCGGCCATGAGCCCGTTGGGCGCCGGTATCGGCGACGCGCTGCCCCCGGCTGGTGCCTCCGTCCTGACCCCTGCCGCTGCGCCCGCCACTGAGAAGAGCGCCGCCGCGTCTGCTGCAGCCGCCAGcttcgtcgccgtcgccggctcTGTGGTCGCAGCCGTCGTGTTCTAG
- the LOC112876926 gene encoding uncharacterized protein LOC112876926 — translation MNRHAVATGLYLYDYPYTRSLVSPCTLIHLQQQPWSKIIQRSSPSPEITVLPIISIPGARRPSAMSSLIRSFASLYCQKLRSTTVLGPAAAPRFQAVDRERFSASSGAAGTRPAPALPRQYREQQRTPFFTWARLAIGSVLAAATPLLHSRWASILRIQSEVEMVKDAAEGVVEVVEEAATFAEKVSSEVAKQLPEGGRLRTAAVLVEHASKEVAHEAHLAQDIIHKMDEIEEDVKAIIEPIVDHRKHFHAKAAHISNSSQK, via the exons ATATGACTATCCATATACGCGCTCTCTAGTCTCTCCCTGCACGTTGATCCATCTCCAGCAGCAGCCGTGGTCCAAGATCATTCAGCGATCGTCGCCGTCACCGGAGATAACCGTACTACCCATCATCAGCATCCCGGGGGCCAGAAGACCGTCGGCCATGTCATCTCTGATCAGGTCGTTCGCGTCGCTCTACTGCCAGAAGCTCCGCTCCACCACCGTACTCGGACCCGCAGCGGCGCCACGTTTCCAGGCGGTCGACCGGGAGAGGTTCTCGGCGTCCAGCGGCGCGGCTGGCACGAGACCTGCGCCGGCTCTGCCGCGTCAGTATCGAGAGCAACAGCGGACGCCTTTCTTCACCTG GGCGAGATTGGCAATTGGCTCAGTCCTTGCAGCCGCTACGCCACTCCTGCACTCGCGATGGGCGTCGATCCTGCGGATTCAGA GTGAGGTGGAGATGGTGAAAGATGCGGCAGAGGGGGTGGTGGAGGTTGTCGAGGAGGCAGCCACCTTTGCGGAGAAGGTGTCGTCGGAGGTGGCCAAGCAGCTGCCCGAGGGCGGGAGGCTGAGGACCGCGGCCGTGCTCGTTGAGCACGCGTCCAAGGAAGTCGCCCATGAGGCTCACCTTGCACAGGACATCATCCACAAG ATGGATGAAATTGAGGAGGACGTGAAGGCCATCATTGAGCCGATTGTGGATCACAGGAAGCATTTTCATGCAAAGGCAGCCCACATCAGTAACAGCTCACAAAAGTAA